A genomic segment from Comamonas terrigena NBRC 13299 encodes:
- a CDS encoding ABC transporter substrate-binding protein, which translates to MLIRSLACTALLATTFTAHATDYPLQVQNCGHTVTFDKAPASAVTIGQGGTEMLYALGLGDKVAGTALWFNPVLPQFKAVNDKAPRLSDNIPSFESVIGKRPALVVSQFEWMVGKDGVVGTREQFHDLRIATYAMPTDCEGKNNLVGSDGTRTAGYDVKSLYKSIHQLAQIFDVQARGDSLVKDLGTRQAQAIAKVKASKLQDLSAALWFSSSDLAADPYMAGKNGVAGYMMQSMGLRNVVGSTEEWPTVGWETIAKANPSILIIARMDRRRFPADDYQKKLEFLKKDPVTQHMDAVKHQRIVIVDADALQGSIRQVDGMEQIAEAVLRLQGAAK; encoded by the coding sequence ATGCTGATCCGAAGCCTTGCCTGCACCGCCCTGCTGGCCACCACCTTCACCGCCCACGCCACGGACTATCCCTTGCAGGTGCAGAACTGCGGCCACACCGTCACTTTCGACAAGGCCCCTGCTTCGGCCGTCACCATCGGCCAGGGCGGCACCGAGATGCTGTATGCGCTGGGCCTGGGCGACAAGGTGGCCGGCACGGCGCTGTGGTTCAACCCGGTGCTGCCGCAGTTCAAGGCCGTCAACGACAAGGCGCCGCGCCTGTCCGACAACATTCCCAGCTTCGAGTCGGTGATCGGCAAGCGCCCGGCGCTGGTCGTGTCCCAGTTCGAATGGATGGTCGGCAAGGACGGCGTGGTCGGCACCCGCGAGCAATTCCACGACCTGCGCATCGCCACCTACGCCATGCCCACCGACTGCGAGGGCAAGAACAACCTGGTGGGGTCGGACGGCACACGCACGGCCGGCTACGACGTGAAGTCCCTCTACAAGAGCATTCACCAGCTGGCCCAGATCTTTGATGTGCAGGCGCGCGGCGACAGCCTGGTCAAGGACCTCGGCACACGCCAGGCCCAGGCCATCGCCAAGGTCAAGGCCTCCAAGCTGCAAGACCTGTCGGCGGCGCTGTGGTTCTCCAGCTCCGATCTGGCGGCCGACCCCTATATGGCCGGCAAGAACGGTGTGGCCGGTTACATGATGCAGTCCATGGGCCTGCGCAACGTCGTCGGCTCCACCGAAGAATGGCCCACCGTGGGCTGGGAAACCATTGCCAAGGCCAACCCCTCGATTCTGATCATTGCCCGCATGGACCGCCGCCGCTTCCCTGCCGATGACTACCAGAAGAAGCTGGAATTCCTGAAGAAGGACCCGGTCACCCAGCACATGGATGCCGTCAAGCACCAGCGCATCGTCATCGTCGATGCGGATGCCTTGCAAGGCTCGATCCGCCAGGTCGACGGCATGGAGCAGATTGCCGAGGCCGTGCTCCGCCTGCAAGGCGCAGCCAAGTAA